The nucleotide sequence GTTCCTTATTACTGGTTGTTTCAGTCGAACTGtgaatttccttcaaaaatatattcaattttatactTAGATTCCCTAAGGTTATTTTAAAAGCTTTCTTTGTTCTCTTATACCCTTCGGCTTTCGCCTACAAAAGACAAATAATCAATAAAGCACTTCTCGCAAAGTTTTAACTCACCTCAATGGTGTAATTTCCAGGAAGGAGAATTCTCCAAAATTCCCCAGTTTccttgaaactaaaaaaagtcacatttctaccagatatttttaattcgacTCTTCCAATCGGTTTCTGAGTATCTTTATCCAAGATTTGCCCATAAACCCCCTTGTGCGCTTCCGTGCAAAATGCCACCAAAgcctaaaaattgaatttgattctcaaatttcaaatttacctaATATCACACTTCTCTGTTATCATCCCAAAGCTTTtgtaattcattaaaatgcgGATATTTGCAGCAAGATATCTCAAGGGTCAACTCCATACATCCATGATAGAAATAATTGTAATCTTGCATACCACCTAAAGTGCACTCAAAAAtcaaatagtttaaaaatgattCAACGATTTTACCGCTAAATGAATACCACACAGCCCCATTGGTAATTCCTTCTGGAAACTTCGTGTCAGAAACGTTACAATATTTGCCCATGGACATTTCTCTGTGATTCTGAGCGTATGTTGTGCttaaatggatgaaaacatCATCATCTGGGGTTAAGAAAGACGACTCTCCCTGAGAACCCAAACCTACTCAGTCTaattagaattattttaataactgaTAATCAAGCACTTACTCTTTGTATTAGGACTATCATATGGATAACTGGCCACAACAGCCCCTCCATGAAATACCCCAGAGAGCACAAAAGGAATTTCTTCCAACCATTTCATAATTGCATTAGACTCTTTTTGATTATTTGTGCCATATTCGTTGTATAGAtctgcaaattaattttaaatttaatttgaagaaaaaatctgaCTAATTACCACGAAAACTTCTGTTTAAATCGGCATGTCCTTTACCATTGGACCTTCCACGATTACTATCACAATCGCCCATCAGCGATCTGCTAAATCCATCAGGATTCATTGAAGGTAGAATATGGATTCTGGTGCTATTTAGCAAAAGGGAGATTgttttgtttgctttctgGTACTCGACTCTCAAATACTATAgacaaaaaacttatttgatgAAGATAGTTTATCATCCACATACATGCATAAAATGCAAGAGCATTTCCCTGCCCACTGGTTCATTGCCATGAATATTCCCTATAAGCTTAACATTAGGAACGTTAAGCATCCTTTCAGGAGTTGCTGTTACTTCCACCACCCACATATCATTACCTTTCAAAAAACTccatttccataaaattttttactgcaTAATTAACTTACCATCTGTAGTTCGACCAATCGAGTACAAACTAGCCCTCATCGGATGTTTTACGGTGGTTTTGAAgctttccaaaattttcaaaagttcaTTGTTGGTGtggtatttaaattgcaagtCACTAAATACACAATTCAGGAggtttattgtaaaaattaaaaaaatcttaattttaatcATGTCTATTTATCACAAAAAGGTAATCGGGATTGAGTTTTCCTCGGATAACATGCGTTGCTAGACTGTGTTGAAACTGTTTTCGCATGcctaatttaagttttgtttatttaggCTCAAACCGTAGCAAGAATTTGTGGAAGTAGGTATTTAACAAGTATTATTAGCTCTCCTATTTGTCCTTCATGGAGAACTTTGAATGCGCAATTTTCCATAGGAAGAGTCATTTGATAACACTGATAGTCTATCAGCTGCTTTATCAGTTCTCTACAGTAAAAAGAAATGCGACAAAAGTGAccttaaaaatagatttcgTCATATTCAGATGTcagaaacttaatttattcCAATCCATTTCTAATGAAAGctcattatttaaatcattaaAGCCCATGagatttttgaacatttttctttcacgAATgctctaaattaaaatgagaaaattcaatttgatcTCTTTGTAATCAGGGGCGTCTTAAATGTGGTAACTATGGCAGGATTTATATGAATTTAGACTAACgtgtgaaatattttctattggatattttgactaattttaCATTGCTTCaaccaaaaacaaattaattccgtatttaataaaagtataaTTGATTATTGTTGCGAAAACCCGAAACGTGTAGACTTATGAAGGACAAAAAGTGCCAATAAAGAAAcgacatttatttttaatcacctAGGCAAATTACTTTAGaataaaacagaaataatagtttaaaaaatgttattttattattccttTAATCAGttgaaatattctaaaattttaaccgTAGTTTTATATGGCCTAACAGGAAGTTCTTGACTCCAGATGTCTGGATTACCGAATTACCAAAAAGCTCTGCAGAACGCCAAAAATCCTATTTATAAACTCCACtaggaatataaaaaatatcagggGTAAGATACCCTATAAGTCTCTAATGAATGAGATATTAAACGAACAGATATTTTCctgtcaaaattaataaagggATTCTCTTACAAGAAAACTCACTCGAACGAcggttaaatttgaatgaagGAAAACACTCAAACCTTCTTCGCACAACTTCCAAAAACCTTTTCCGTGAATTCAATTAGGAAAACTATAGGACATTTAATGGAAGCATTAATTACTAATTTTGTGAAACAGCGTAGTGATTTTTActtcaaacaaaatttctgGAAACATCAAAGGACTTTGTCTGAGAAACGACATTTCGATATGGATGAGGATCGTTTAAAAAGCTCAACAATTTTACTTgtaattcataattttggaGTCAATACTGGATCTAAGAAAAGCTTTCTCTAAAATAGCTCTAAAGAAAGACTTTTCGACCTAATTTCAGGCtctcaaaaaaaatctacagaACTTCAAAtagtcatattttaaaatatttcactacAAAGTTGCTGAGATAATTATGggaatttttgctaattttataacatttgaGGTCTCCTCCTTGTAAAACTGCGTTGTACCTCTACCAACAGGAATTTTAAAGTCTAAAAATCTACTCCAAACTTATTTCTTCAGTAAAATCCAAACTAACATCCGACAGCCAGAATGCTGccactttatttacataaataatctgTTTACAAAACCGATGTAAGTTCACATTGTACAagatgttttttcttatgttaCAAGTGCAACTGTCGACCAGCACAAACTGCAAGTTTTGCAATATATGCACTAAAATGTATACGAGATTAACAACAAAGCTCTATATTATGCAATATGACAGCCATTCGTAGCTGAAATCGCGAAACATGATTATCCGGAATGTCCTCTTCTTAAGTGTTGAAATATTAGCGAGTATAGATACAGctaatgtctttttttaatgtttagttCTGTAGCGATGGACATTCGCATAAATAAGGACATTAGTAGTTGAAATGCAAAACAGTCAGGTATAGTGTGAAAGGGCTACTTCCCCTTCTCGAACTAGAAGTTTAAAGTCGCTAGTTTGTCCTGGCCTCGACGactatttaaaacaaataacgataaaataacaaataattttcttaatatatgTACAATTACTAGTAATTAATCTAACGCACCATCACAGGTCCTTGAAAAAGGATGAAAACTTCTTAGGGATCAACACTAGAAACTAAGATGTCTTGCGGAAGGTTAAGCGGTTCCAACTcaataatttcgttaataaataatagcgGTACGGTCTAAAAACACTAATAACCTTTAGTGTTAAAAAGAATGAAAGCGTCGAATCTTCTAGATAGAACTGAGtcaattaagttaaaaagCGTAGTCGAGATAGCTTCAAGGAGGTTTACCATCTATCTATTACAACTTCACccactgaaaaataaaagcagATTAAGTATAAACGTTACGAAAATCAGTCATGCTGTTAAATTGCAGAGTTAGTTAGAAGTCGGAAAATTAGTGTAAGAAGAGAATAGATTAGAAAACAATAGAGTTTTAGAGGAGATTTTGGACTCCTAGGATCTGGGAGGGGTCACTCCACGCATCGACTCAGAAAGGTCCTTTGGTGAGTCGTTAAGGGTTCACATTCGGTGTACCGGTTTTGCTactgcaaaaattaaaaactttttaaagtaaatttcaacatatttataaaaataacacacATTTACGAGTATATAAAAAGGTGCATACTTACATGTACATCGAGACATGAAGCTGGAATTCAAACTGGTGCAAATGCAGCGAAAAGGTTAATTTCTGTTAGGCATCACACAATAATAAAACGTTAGGAGCAAAGAAAAATCACACAGGACatgtcgaaaaaaattatatttcctCATAACAGCGTCCTTTAAAGTGTTATTTACATAGGATAATTCAATAGCTAAATAGGAGGCCGAATCATTCCATGGAATATTGGgctaaaatattatacagtTTAGGTAAACAATGAGGATTCTCGGGAAAAGGTGTTtaggtaaataaatatatcaaattacTTTGAAGGGCTCATAAAACTGTTacaattgataaaataatagtGTATTGTAAGTTATAGGTACATATATCTATATTCATATAATTACGTAATTGTATAAATCCTCGAAACTTTGCCTACTTTAAAAAGgttcaataaatttgtctAAATTGATTCGAAAAATTATTCTACGACGAGATTTTCTTTACTTACTAATACCGgactaatttattttaatagtgGCATAAAAAGGACAGAACGCTTCCAATTACTAGTTAAAGTACTTTCTATAAAAACCGACAAAATCGACAAATAACTTGCGATTTTAGACAAAActtggtgttttttttttggtattttacaCACACCTATTGgtcgaaaatgaaaaatattgagcAGAATTGCTAGTCAATGCAAAAGTAAAGATGCATCACGATGTAGTGTCTTCCAATAGAACAGTTTTTTAAGAACAAATTCAGTGTAAGTTATAAAATTACCCCTTGggttacttaaaaattattggacTTTTTTTATACCAGTCAGTTCAAGTTgcttcaaaaatatctaagaatTTTGGCTGttacttcaaaattaatgaaaatgtctATTCCAGCCTGTTTGGGTTTCatgctttaaaattattacaattttccgttgctttattttaaaataaccgGATTCTTCTATTCAGATCGATTCGGATTTTATTCTTCCAAAGTTGTTATTCAggttgatttaaatttagagaaaattacaatttagcCACTTCGAGTTACTCCAAAATTATTGTAGATTTTTCTGCTGAACtcattctttattattttgttaatttttccaaattcccACTGAGTTACTTCAGAATGACATAAACTATGTGTTCGagttactttaaaattaatagacTTTTCTGTTCAAGtctatcaaatttaaaatgacaGAACTTCTATTGACCTAAGTTCGGGTTTATTAAAAGAATCTTACAGTAATTTCGCAGTGACCTGACAGATTAATCAAGTTtgcttaaacaattatatgaATTTCTGTTTGAGTTACTTCTATTTCGACTAGTTCGGGTTACTGTACCATTTTTAGATGTACGagtaattcaaaatctatcgatttaaatttcgaaaccGTCATTTAGATTTAGAAAAGATggtttatatttcaaaatatgttgCGCACCAATGATGCATCAGACATGAAATATGTAATATAAGTGTCCAATAGTTTCCACTGGCGAACACTCATAATGCAGTAGTTTTGTGAACTTGCAGTTTACAAAATGTCTTCGAATAGATGTCACTGTAGCATGGCAATATTTGCGAAAACATGGACGGAAAAAGACACTGCATAAATCATCGATAAATGTATGCTAGACAGTCCAGCAATGGTTACACACAcaggaaatattatttcttgatCTAGAAGAACCTTCCATAGAAcgaatattgaatttatttacagAAAGGCAATTTCTGCAGAAGAACGTTTATTAATTAGTATTGGGTAAGTAGATAGagaaaaatatctataaaaagtaataaaaaaatattaatatgcaACTATGACGACTAATGTTCAGTGGTAACACTTTCTTTAGCACATTATGATTCGGTTAAAACAATTACACCCCGAAGTAGGGCAAAGTAATTTCCCGACATTCGATTTTTGAACATTCATCTACTGTAAGAGATACGCATAGATTATTGAACACGATTGAAGAAAAGCATACCGCCGCCGTATTTGTATACTTGCTTGGGGTAAACATAAATGTTAACGGTGCATTTCTACTTGCAGTAATTGCCGCGTATCACATGTTTTATGCATCCTTGCTGTGCAACACCTAGTCTTGTTTTCCATGCAAATACATGTCCGataatttccttaattaaaaaacgtttACTTTTAATTGCCTCTAACAATACCGAAATATCCCGAACTACTCTGAACAATTTTATAAGtcattaagttaaaaattttacattaaatcgCACATTTCCTAACTTTATGAGGGAAATGCCCtataaacactattttttatCTGGAATGATTAAGAATATTCTTTAGCTAtgtatcaataaataataggTTTAGTTTGGAAAGCACCTAGTAAATTCTGAACAGTTTAAACAATTGAACAAGAAACAACTATTTTATAAACGGTGGAGAGGACCTAATAAAGGCGACTGTTAATACAACATAGCGAAACACAAAGAACTAACTCAGTCTTGTTTTTCTTCCTTTATTGAATCGAAAATGGTTTTAGACATGCACAATCTTCCTTACTATAGCGtgttttttactaaaaatcacAACACCTGAGGATAATTACACACTCACGCTAACTTGCCTGTTATACACGGACTGGTTTCGGgtctgaataatttttgtaaattggaACGAATTTCTTGTGAAAtggaaactttattttaaaaatcccaaTTTGCCACTCCGACAAGAAAGCGTTCGACGCAATAGGTATCTGCTATctatgtatatatttattataaaaaattattcatttcctAAGAAAactttgtataaataataattacatcCTACCTAGCTAGTTAAGTATTCaatgaataattttctatGAGCTTTATTACTAAAGGTACTAACATTAGTTAAAACAAACCGTTAAGCGGGGATTTTAGGGTGTAATACGGGTTCATATATTTTGATTTGGCCGCTGCCTGTTAACAAtggtgttaaaaattatctttgaaaatatattttcaaaaaaagggGGTCTTTAATTGGAATGCTAATCTCACTTAATATAACGTtagaaaatagttaaaaagcCCCTCAAAAAATTGCTCTAAacacaaaatgaaataaatttattgaagattacaaaaagaaacaataataataaagaaaaactgaaatataaaGGTGCAAGGAAAAAAAAGGCACTTAAAAGTCAACTTGGTCCGTTTATGTCCCGGGACACTATAGTCGTCTAGGCACCCGTTTACACACTAAACTAGTTCTGTCCTCGTCTGGGGAGGCAGTCTATGGGGTTATATGGGGTCACACTTATATGGGGCCCCACAAAATCAAGCCAAAGAACACAGCCCACATTAGTACAATCCAATGCACAGTATAAATCGGATTCTCACCATCTGTGATCTTTCTGGCGACGAATTTCAGCGTTTCGTCGAGTAATATTACTGGAATGGAAAATTTCATGACCGTTAACCACTCCTCCACTGTCAATGGACACACTTGGAATACCACCTAGAAACACGAAAGtcatttattagaaaataatatatctgataattgtctaaaattacaaagttttaataagGAATGGTGTTTTTTCTGGAATCTCAATTTTATCTGATTTCGGCTAAGACCGCTAAGAACTTTGACAGattctaaaatttattctttgtGATTATAAATCTCCTAATTTAGAGTAAATCTCGAATCCTAATACATCTAAAGCCTGCCcacatattaaataattcttgttcttgaaattttgacatCTTACCCCCTGTTTTATAAAGACAACAATTTTCTCCAACtacattattgttttatagtATTGAGCACCGAggcaaaaaatacaaagagCGAAATTCATACCAAATTATGACAAGAAATGCGATCTAATACAGATATTGCATCAAAAACGTATAAAGTTGTTTGATGTAAAACTAAAGAGAATTCCTTAATAGAAAGCATTTTAGGTGGAAACGTGTTTCCGATCTCTGCAACGGAAAGGGGTTTGAAATTAGAAGATACTTTCTAGCAATGAGTTCTTCACCGATGCTATTAAAGAGGAtttagagattaaaattaaaagcacTTCGTCTGGAAATACGTTTTTAACCTATGTAGACGCAGATTGtacaattaaacaaaaatttatttttcaaatgtaaacTCAAAcgttttttgttcaaaagaaATAAGTTTTCTTGCTTGTAGCAGATCCGAGCTGCTAGACTTAAAACAATTATCATAAAACATTATACATCTAATAAAGATATATTACATAATTCTTAACgtaatgaatttttggaaCAACTATATACACAAACTAATTATGTAAACTAAGTCTAAACtagtgttttattaaataagcTTAAACATTAATTAAGCCACACACAATTTGGAcaataaaatccaaatatttaattaaaattagataGATATGAACATGTGGCTGAAGAGTAAAATACTCTTTAATCCTCGATATTACGCATTCTATACAAATTCTTACAATCGTGAAgctttttgttttctttactcctcgcttaatttttttaaggcttAATTCctgctttaaatatttaaagctcCTATTAACCATTACTTCTATTTAGTCTTTTACCACAGTTATATCACAGGTTCTCCGTCTAAATATATTTGATGGTACATTTGATAGACAATATGTATCAAATTATACAGGggataaaatgttaaattttcaagaaagaCAAAATCTCCTTAATATGCAAATAGAATTATAGAGCACATTATCTATCAGTTCTGACGACTGTtcatacttcattaaaaacgaATTAACTCAACCAACAGTTTTCATTCTTCGCAGGAACATTAAAGTCTTTCACACCAAACAATTTACTCAATACTTACGGAAAGCACATCCACATAAAGGATGACAAAGTGAAGCGTGAAGGAAAGAGCCATGGAACCAATCAGCCACAAGTTGCACCATGGAGGCATGGCGATCAAAGACTGGTTTTCAGACAAACTATAATATGcgtcatataaaaataatataagaaAATCGCCAAAAACACATAATTTAGGTTCTGTTGCGAAATCTCTAGGTGCATCTCACCTGTTCATGGCGTTTAACATCTCAATGGTTACCAACACAGACAGGGCCATAGTCATTGGGTGAGGATCGGTGAATACTTTACAGTCAATGCCCTTAAATTCGGGTCCACTTCCATGGCATTGCAAGTGGTGGGTCTGAACAAAAGTTTCatcattaagaaaataattttaatcctAAAGTTATGATTTATTTACCAGTTGGTAGTAGCTCATTTGAGGTCCTTCAGGGGAGCTCATAAACCACCAAGCGGCAGCACCGACGGTGGCAGCACCTACGTATCCACCAATAGCCAAATAcctaatataatataaaactgTTAGTCATCATTACCTCATacagttttatttatacaatTCAAAATAGTGTTCAAATCCATGTTTTCGAAGGATGAACTAACTTTGACCGTAGTTCTTTTATCCAccgttttttttatcaaaaagatgttttatttcaaaaaaaatgttttaccgTTAAACATCGGTCAAAAATGGACTAATATGCTTTATGATGAATTACTTTAATGATCAATTTAgttggaaaatttcaaattttaaactttcaatAATTGGAAAAGTTTCAAAGTAAGACACAGAAATATGTGGATGGAAGTAGTTCTTACGATCGGTAAATTACGCATgttcaaatatacagggtggcgcacttcacctcccgtctcctatagctcggttatcattgacagtaggatttcgatattttgtatactttacctgtgtcttaggacgtactccaggaaaatatttctaattatacagggtgttccaaaaaagtgtgacgataccgaactttttttcttttaatggaacaccctattttttttcacaatttaaatgttttctatgattgtctatatattcctaaaattttgttgagatcggttaaataatactggcgaaaaaaattaaaaactgaaaaaaattacatttgcgcctctagcttgaaaaaataataaaaaatagagataatgtctatgtgaagaaactactcaagatgcttattaagcatggtttaatagttttattaaaaaagtttcgatgatcgatattgtacagggtctccaaaatttagcgtcacatttttcaaacttcaaagtgttttatttttcttattttaaattgggacccccgtatattttaatttagttcgatgcagaattcaaaaacaaacatttttcgaattacatgtctgtcgcaattcttaacacttcgagacttgttcgcggaaaaccattccaatagtaattaaattgattaaaaaactacggttgctatgacaaacgaattatttataggacttattttataattacaattatcttacaaccattacacatctaaagtatgtgttcgaaataTCCTCCGTTCtgttgaagacacaaattaagacgactatggaaggtcttgtaactttctgcaattcataaaaaaatcgagggtggttttgaacaaattcgaaaaaaaatttcgaacacatactttagatgtgtaatggttgtaagataattgtaattataaaataagtcctatcaataattcgtttgtcatagcaaccgtagttttttaatcaatttaattactattggaatggttttccgcgaacaagtctcgaagtgttaagaattgcgacagacatgtaattcgaaaaatg is from Euwallacea similis isolate ESF13 chromosome 14, ESF131.1, whole genome shotgun sequence and encodes:
- the LOC136413607 gene encoding carboxypeptidase D-like isoform X2, encoding MIKIKIFLIFTINLLNCVFSDLQFKYHTNNELLKILESFKTTVKHPMRASLYSIGRTTDGNIHGNEPVGREMLLHFMHYLRVEYQKANKTISLLLNSTRIHILPSMNPDGFSRSLMGDCDSNRGRSNGKGHADLNRSFRDLYNEYGTNNQKESNAIMKWLEEIPFVLSGVFHGGAVVASYPYDSPNTKSLGSQGESSFLTPDDDVFIHLSTTYAQNHREMSMGKYCNVSDTKFPEGITNGAVWYSFSGGMQDYNYFYHGCMELTLEISCCKYPHFNELQKLWDDNREALVAFCTEAHKGVYGQILDKDTQKPIGRVELKISGRNVTFFSFKETGEFWRILLPGNYTIEAKAEGYKRTKKAFKITLGNLSIKLNIFLKEIHSSTETTSNKEQEQMLGTFSDNSNTLCLNPINRRSADCVQNSLTQNNLSKSLAVTIYSNYNFYLHIYYLIPICIFLK
- the LOC136413607 gene encoding carboxypeptidase D-like isoform X1 — its product is MIKIKIFLIFTINLLNCVFSDLQFKYHTNNELLKILESFKTTVKHPMRASLYSIGRTTDGNDMWVVEVTATPERMLNVPNVKLIGNIHGNEPVGREMLLHFMHYLRVEYQKANKTISLLLNSTRIHILPSMNPDGFSRSLMGDCDSNRGRSNGKGHADLNRSFRDLYNEYGTNNQKESNAIMKWLEEIPFVLSGVFHGGAVVASYPYDSPNTKSLGSQGESSFLTPDDDVFIHLSTTYAQNHREMSMGKYCNVSDTKFPEGITNGAVWYSFSGGMQDYNYFYHGCMELTLEISCCKYPHFNELQKLWDDNREALVAFCTEAHKGVYGQILDKDTQKPIGRVELKISGRNVTFFSFKETGEFWRILLPGNYTIEAKAEGYKRTKKAFKITLGNLSIKLNIFLKEIHSSTETTSNKEQEQMLGTFSDNSNTLCLNPINRRSADCVQNSLTQNNLSKSLAVTIYSNYNFYLHIYYLIPICIFLK